A region from the Triticum urartu cultivar G1812 chromosome 1, Tu2.1, whole genome shotgun sequence genome encodes:
- the LOC125531170 gene encoding uncharacterized protein LOC125531170 has translation MATVARTALRRIGGRSFRPSLAAAAHQHQHQQPHPTPPRSMVAVPHRSCSSTSLPAIVRPTPDINRKFHLDVSGKLLPEIGFTTDHAYRISICDDNADSASNIVKDFLKALQSNRPEDLEAYLRHQVSIVEVKKVVSGAAVEITLQGIERTAEIRFEIEALKQMVMDEATSTRAGVESLKTMVADTKKELQELKTSTSAQVGWLKAAVAGTQKEVQELQMDMSDKDFTTVVFRNTVANVACAFLVFVSGKVMFTVTEAAVDFVNHGGI, from the exons ATGGCGACGGTGGCCCGCACCGCCCTCAGGAGGATCGGCGGCCGCTCCTTCCGCCCGTCGCTGGCCGCGGCGGCGCACCAGCACCAGCACCAGCAGCCGCACCCCACCCCACCTCGCTCCATG GTCGCCGTTCCACATCGCAGCTGTTCCTCCACCTCCTTGCCTGCCATCGTCCGTCCCACTCCAGACATCAACAGGAAG TTTCATCTGGACGTGAGTGGCAAGCTGCTTCCCGAGATCGGGTTTACCACGGACCATGCCTACAGGATCTCCATCTGCGATGACAATGCTGACTCCGCATCAAACATAGTGAA GGACTTCCTGAAGGCACTTCAGTCAAACAGACCAGAGGATCTCGAGGCGTATCTGAGGCACCAG GTCTCTATTGTGGAGGTAAAGAAGGTGGTCAGCGGAGCTGCTGTCGAGATCACGCTCCAGGGAATAGAGCGAACCGCCGAAATCCGTTTTGAGATTGAAGCGCTCAAGCAGATGGTGATGGATGAGGCCACCTCCACCAGGGCTGGAGTGGAGTCCTTGAAGACTATGGTGGCGGACACGAAGAAGGAGCTGCAGGAGCTGAAGACCTCCACCAGTGCCCAAGTGGGGTGGTTGAAGGCTGCCGTGGCGGGCACGCAGAAGGAGGTCCAGGAGCTGCAGATGGATATGTCAGATAAGGACTTCACCACGGTCGTCTTTCGCAACACTGTCGCTAATGTGGCGTGCGCATTTCTGGTTTTCGTGTCTGGGAAGGTGATGTTCACTGTTACTGAAGCAGCGGTGGACTTTGTGAACCACGGAGGGATATGA